The Corynebacterium occultum sequence GAAGAGGCGGTGCATGGGCAGACCACCCCGCTGTACCTCCGCAGCCAGGGCATCCCGACCGGCCTCCAGGTGCTCCTCCCGGCGCTCCTTGGCGAACCACTGCCGGATCTTGGCCTTGGCGCGGGGGGAAACCGCGAAATTCTGCCAGTCCCGGGAGGGCCCGGCATTGGCGTCCTTGGAGGTGAAGATCTCCACCCGGTCACCGGATTTGAGCTTCGACTCCAGTGCCACCAGCTTGCCGTTGATCTTCGCACCGATGCAGCGGTGGCCGACCTCGGTGTGGACGGTGTAGGCGAAGTCCACCGGGGTGGAGTCCACCGGCAGGTTGATCACATCCCCCTTGGGGGTGAAAACGAAGATCTGCTTGGCGGTCAGGTCATAGCGCAGGGAGTCCAGGAACTCATTGGGGTCCGCGGCCTCCTTCTGCCAGTCCAGCAGCTGCCGCATCCAGGACATCTGGTCCACCTCGGACCTGTCACCGGAGTGGGAACCCTTGGTCTCCTTGTAACGCCAGTGCGCGGCAATGCCGAACTCGGCGTTGTAGTGCATCTCATGGGTGCGCACCTGCACCTCCAGGGGTTTGCCCCCGGGGATCATCACCGTGGTGTGCAGTGACTGGTACACCCCGAAACGCGGAGCAGAGATATAGTCCTTGAAGCGGCCCGGCATGGCGGAGAAAAGCGCATGGACCACACCGATGGCGGCATAACAGTTGTTGATGTTGTCCACCAGGATGCGGATACCCACCAGGTCGAAGATCTCATCGAACTCCCGTCCCCGGACAATCATCTTCTGGTAGATCGACCAGTAGTGCTTCGGCCGACCCATCACCTCAGCGGGGATGGCGTTCTCCCGGAGCGACTCCTGCACCTGATCGATGATGTCCTTGAGGTAGCGGTCCCGGGAAGGTGCCCGGTCGGCAACCAGGCGGACAATCTCGTCATACTTCTTCGGGTAGAGAATCGCGAAGGAAAGATCCTCCAGCTCCCACTTGATGCTGGCCATGCCCAGGCGATGCGCCAGGGGGGCGATCACCTCCAGGGTCTGGCGGGCCTTCTTGGCCTGCTTCTCGGGGGGCAGGAAACGCATGGTGCGCATATTGTGCAGCCGGTCCGCGACCTTGATCACCAGCACCCGGGGGTCCTGACTCATCGCCACGATCATCTTGCGGATGGTCTCCGCCTCAGCGGCCGCACCAAGTGCCACCTTGTCCAGCTTGGTCACCCCGTCCACCAGGCGGGAGACCTCCTCACCGAAGTCCGCGATGAGGTCATCCAGGCCATAGTCGGTGTCTTCCACGGTGTCATGCAGCAGCGCCGCCACCAGTGTGGTGGTGTCCATGCCGATTTCTGCGGCGATGGTGGCCACCGCCAAGGGGTGGGTGATATAGGGATCACCGGACTTGCGGAAAACCCCCTCATGGAGACGTTCCGCGGTGATGTAGGCACGTTCCAGCAGTTCCGCATCCGCCTTGGGATGGAACTGCCGGTGAATGCTCAACAGCGGGGCGAGCACCGGATTGGTTTTACCCCGGGTCCCGGTCAGGCTTCGGGCCAACCTG is a genomic window containing:
- a CDS encoding RelA/SpoT family protein, producing the protein MSTERNNRRTSVGVRSMSARLARSLTGTRGKTNPVLAPLLSIHRQFHPKADAELLERAYITAERLHEGVFRKSGDPYITHPLAVATIAAEIGMDTTTLVAALLHDTVEDTDYGLDDLIADFGEEVSRLVDGVTKLDKVALGAAAEAETIRKMIVAMSQDPRVLVIKVADRLHNMRTMRFLPPEKQAKKARQTLEVIAPLAHRLGMASIKWELEDLSFAILYPKKYDEIVRLVADRAPSRDRYLKDIIDQVQESLRENAIPAEVMGRPKHYWSIYQKMIVRGREFDEIFDLVGIRILVDNINNCYAAIGVVHALFSAMPGRFKDYISAPRFGVYQSLHTTVMIPGGKPLEVQVRTHEMHYNAEFGIAAHWRYKETKGSHSGDRSEVDQMSWMRQLLDWQKEAADPNEFLDSLRYDLTAKQIFVFTPKGDVINLPVDSTPVDFAYTVHTEVGHRCIGAKINGKLVALESKLKSGDRVEIFTSKDANAGPSRDWQNFAVSPRAKAKIRQWFAKERREEHLEAGRDALAAEVQRGGLPMHRLFTAQSMKGVAGELHYPDVDALYTAIGSGSVSAQHVAHRLMAAFGDQDDAEDALVDRTPFSEIVSSRNRISAGSAGILVEGSPDVLAKLAKCCQPVPGDEIFGFVTRGGGVSVHRTDCTNTEQLRQEPERLIDVAWEVESSTRSAFEATLQVEALDRSGLLFELTRVINEQKLSVIAMHSQASEDRIAIIRFTFSVSDTKQLGTLMTTLRNTEAVFDVYRVQN